The proteins below come from a single Candidatus Rokuibacteriota bacterium genomic window:
- a CDS encoding ABC transporter substrate-binding protein has product MARSVPVRKALVSVVAVLLVVVGAALAADAPRKGGVLRVGNLGEPPALDAHWTTASITETLTNHIYEGLYSLDSGNRPIPMLAEGVTVSKDGLVYTFKLRQGVKFHNGKEMTSEDVVASLGRWGKQSVYGKALFAQVAEFKALDKYAVEMRLKEKSAIVLISLAVPNNFGAIYPKEIADKFPPEQKVTEYIGTGPFKLAEWKPDQYIRMVRFDDYKSRNEKPNGYGGGKTAYVDEIRWVPVPEVATRVAQVETGELDFADDLNLDAYDRLKKNPNARAIVSKPYYWLVAVMNKKEGLMTNQKLRQAWQAAIDIEPIMKNVAGGKTEFYRMDSSLAPVEITAWHTKIAGLPWNEHNKDKAKRLLQEAGYKKEPIRFMTTQEYKWMYDFALLTKQQLEDVGFNIDLQVVDWATLVKRRNNSKEYDVFTTGMGVFYDPTHHIYLTAGWPGWTTDEGILKLQADLARETDPKKRMALWEQQTRQFYEKVPVIRYGDLFGLRAARNTVKDFNDKTERVRFYNVWLEK; this is encoded by the coding sequence ATGGCGCGTTCTGTGCCCGTCCGGAAGGCATTGGTTTCGGTGGTGGCAGTCCTGCTGGTCGTCGTCGGCGCGGCCCTCGCGGCCGACGCGCCGCGGAAAGGCGGCGTGCTCCGCGTCGGCAACCTGGGCGAGCCGCCGGCGCTCGACGCGCATTGGACCACCGCCAGCATCACCGAGACGCTGACCAACCACATCTACGAGGGGCTCTACAGCCTCGACAGCGGCAACCGGCCGATCCCGATGCTCGCCGAAGGTGTGACGGTCAGCAAGGACGGCCTCGTGTACACGTTCAAGCTCCGCCAGGGCGTCAAGTTCCACAACGGCAAGGAGATGACCTCCGAGGACGTCGTCGCCTCCCTCGGCCGCTGGGGCAAGCAGTCCGTCTACGGCAAGGCTCTCTTCGCCCAGGTGGCGGAGTTCAAGGCCCTGGACAAGTACGCGGTCGAGATGCGGCTCAAGGAGAAGTCGGCCATCGTGCTCATCTCGCTCGCCGTGCCGAACAACTTCGGCGCCATCTACCCCAAGGAGATCGCCGACAAGTTCCCGCCGGAGCAGAAGGTGACCGAGTACATCGGCACGGGACCCTTCAAGCTTGCCGAGTGGAAGCCCGACCAGTACATCCGCATGGTGCGCTTCGACGACTACAAGTCCCGCAACGAGAAGCCGAACGGCTACGGTGGGGGCAAGACGGCGTACGTGGACGAGATCCGGTGGGTGCCGGTGCCCGAGGTCGCGACGCGCGTGGCGCAGGTGGAGACGGGCGAGCTCGATTTCGCCGACGACCTGAACCTCGACGCCTACGACCGGCTGAAGAAGAATCCCAACGCCCGCGCCATCGTCTCGAAGCCCTACTACTGGCTGGTCGCGGTCATGAACAAGAAGGAAGGCCTGATGACGAACCAGAAGCTCCGCCAGGCCTGGCAGGCCGCGATCGACATCGAGCCAATCATGAAGAACGTGGCGGGGGGAAAGACGGAGTTCTACCGGATGGACTCGAGCCTGGCGCCCGTGGAGATCACGGCGTGGCACACGAAGATCGCGGGGCTGCCGTGGAACGAGCACAACAAGGACAAGGCGAAGCGCCTGCTCCAGGAAGCCGGGTACAAGAAGGAGCCCATCCGCTTCATGACGACGCAGGAATACAAGTGGATGTACGACTTCGCGCTCCTGACCAAGCAGCAGCTCGAGGACGTCGGCTTCAACATCGACCTGCAGGTCGTGGACTGGGCGACGCTCGTCAAGCGGCGGAACAACTCCAAGGAATACGACGTCTTCACCACGGGCATGGGCGTTTTCTACGACCCGACGCATCACATCTATCTTACGGCCGGCTGGCCTGGCTGGACGACGGACGAGGGTATCCTCAAGCTCCAGGCCGACCTGGCGCGCGAAACGGACCCCAAGAAGCGCATGGCGCTCTGGGAGCAGCAGACCCGGCAGTTCTACGAGAAGGTGCCGGTCATCCGCTACGGCGACCTCTTCGGGCTGCGCGCGGCCCGCAACACGGTCAAGGACTTCAACGACAAGACGGAGCGCGTCCGCTTCTACAACGTCTGGCTGGAGAAGTAA
- a CDS encoding ABC transporter permease has translation MGPYLLRRLLAIIPVLAVVVTVVFLLIHLIPGDPVSVMLGPDATLSQIEATRKGLGLDRPIYEQLIGFYARVLRGDLGQSYFLDRPVSQALWERAEPTLVLMLSALVVAIAIGVPSGTIAAAYRGSAWDRGLMLVSLLGVCIPGFWLSLNFIYFFAVRLGWLPAAGYVSVFTDPVGAMRYMVLPAFSLGFNQSALIARISRSCMLDVLQQDYIRTARAKGLSHGVVTWVHAFRNALVPVVTVIGITTAVLIGGAVVTEIVFNIPGLGRLIISAILRRDYPVVQGVVLVTATVYVLINLGVDLLYAIIDPRIRYD, from the coding sequence GTGGGGCCCTATCTCCTGCGGCGGCTGCTCGCGATCATCCCGGTGCTCGCGGTCGTCGTCACCGTCGTCTTCCTGCTGATCCACCTGATCCCGGGTGACCCGGTCAGCGTGATGCTCGGCCCCGACGCCACGCTCAGCCAGATCGAGGCGACGCGGAAGGGGCTCGGGCTCGACCGTCCCATCTACGAGCAGCTCATCGGATTCTACGCGCGGGTCCTGCGCGGCGACCTCGGCCAGTCGTACTTCCTCGACCGTCCCGTGAGCCAGGCGCTCTGGGAGCGGGCGGAGCCGACGCTGGTCCTGATGCTCTCCGCGCTTGTGGTCGCCATCGCCATCGGCGTGCCGTCGGGTACCATCGCGGCGGCCTACCGGGGGTCGGCCTGGGACCGCGGGCTCATGCTGGTCTCGCTGCTCGGCGTCTGCATCCCCGGCTTCTGGCTCAGCCTCAACTTCATCTACTTCTTCGCCGTGCGCCTGGGCTGGCTGCCCGCCGCGGGCTACGTCTCCGTGTTCACGGACCCCGTGGGCGCGATGAGATACATGGTGCTGCCCGCTTTCTCGCTCGGCTTCAACCAGTCGGCGCTGATCGCGCGCATCAGCCGCTCCTGCATGCTCGATGTGCTCCAGCAGGACTACATCCGGACCGCGCGGGCCAAGGGGCTCTCGCATGGTGTAGTGACCTGGGTCCACGCCTTCCGCAACGCGCTCGTGCCCGTCGTCACGGTCATCGGCATCACGACCGCCGTGCTGATCGGCGGCGCCGTCGTCACGGAGATCGTCTTCAACATCCCGGGGCTGGGCCGCCTGATCATCTCGGCCATCCTCCGGCGCGACTACCCGGTGGTGCAGGGGGTCGTCCTGGTCACGGCCACGGTCT